The following nucleotide sequence is from Stigmatopora nigra isolate UIUO_SnigA chromosome 20, RoL_Snig_1.1, whole genome shotgun sequence.
taatgctaaaattcaaatgcagcttataaataaatagaatatgaaCTATCCTTAGAGATATTCACTGCATCAATCCACACAGACATTGAGGTATGGTCCTCTAAGGCAAAAGCGCTTCACTTCATAGAACTACCCGTACCATCAGAGGAGGGGATCGACACCACCTTCAAAGGCAAGAAGGCGGAATACTTGAATCTGTCAGCCAAGTGCCAGAAAATTGCctggaaatgcaccatctaACCAGTCGAGATTTGCTGCTGAGGCTACGTTGGGCTTCTCCCACTGTTTTTgatcccttcattcattcattttctgatatgcTAAATCTTGTTATGGGGGTGcatgagcctatcccggctgccttcaggccagaggcgagggacaccttgaatcggtggccagccaatcacagagcacgaggagaaaaacaaccattcacgctcacactcgtacctaagggaaattgagtgtccaatcagactttacctctatttcaatctcattaatcctccaaataataacagacctgctacttaataaaagtcaatgctttttaatgtgtcccctttggtgaaagcatttttattaaattaagatctaaaacataaaagagaatgtttacaatgaaaggGCTCCAAAAAGATTTGACTAATTCTAAGGAGATACATcaccagtgaagaaactttAATGACCAATAGTcccttactttgaaaaatgcacctatAAACAGTTTTCAACTCGTGTTGCTGTTGAAGAGAATAATACAGTAGTAAGTACTGCATtgagacaaaatgaatgtatggtgccctcttccgtttggtttcatttctgtgaacaggaaattcagtcattctacaattagaaaatggttaatcaatTATCTTTGTGTCCTTGCAGATTTCAGAAATGATCTTGGTGCTGATGGGCAAGAGTCTGTTGGCCTTGAAGAGGAatttgagctcccccaaatcaaagaggaggagctacAGTTCTCTCAGCAACAAATGGGAgacgagcaacttccaatcaaaagggaggaagatgatttcacctgttcacttggtgagttactgaagaagaaagatgttctgggtgtggccagtggaggggcggagcctgcaaacaccaaaaaaggGCCCCCAATTAAACAAGAGGAGCAAGAGTTCCCTCAAAAACAAATAGGAGAAGAGCAACTCCCAATCAAAAGGGAgcaagatcatttcacctggacACTTGGTGAGTTTGTGAAGAGGAAAGATGTTCTTGGCGTGGCCAgcagaggggcggagcctgcaaacgccTCAGCATCGCCCCAAATTGAAGAGGAGaggccagagttccctcaacagtgcaaaagagaagaccaacctccaatcaaaaatgaatgtgtcaaatgttcaactggggaatctttcaagagtgaagatgatctgggtgtgGCAAGGGGAGGagcggagcctgcaaacaccaaaacatggCCCCTAATTAAACAAGAGGAGCAAGAGTTCCCTcaaaaacaaatgagagaagagcaacttccaatcaaaaaggaggaagattaTTTCACCTGCTCACCAGGTGAGTCCGTGAAAAGGGATTATCTGGGCGTGACCagtgaaggggcggagcctgcaaacgtctcagcatggccccaaataaaagaggaaaggccagagttccctcaacagtgcaaaagagaagaggaacctccaatcaaaaacgaatgtgtcaaatgttcaactggggaatctttcaagagtgaagacgatctgggcgtggccaacagaggggtggagcttctgaacggcatctcaacagaaggatggcgagcagaaaatgtaatttctcctttatcagatggcaacaagttgcttaatgatgatgatgatgatgacgatgatgacgatgatgattatgatgatgaagatatgaaaaatcccagcggtga
It contains:
- the LOC144213922 gene encoding uncharacterized protein LOC144213922; this translates as MSGQRYLHRQPAKALHFIELPVPSEEGIDTTFKDFRNDLGADGQESVGLEEEFELPQIKEEELQFSQQQMGDEQLPIKREEDDFTCSLGELLKKKDVLGVASGGAEPANTKKGPPIKQEEQEFPQKQIGEEQLPIKREQDHFTWTLGEFVKRKDVLGVASRGAEPANASASPQIEEERPEFPQQCKREDQPPIKNECVKCSTGESFKSEDDLGVARGGAEPANTKTWPLIKQEEQEFPQKQMREEQLPIKKEEDYFTCSPGESVKRDYLGVTSEGAEPANVSAWPQIKEERPEFPQQCKREEEPPIKNECVKCSTGESFKSEDDLGVANRGVELLNGISTEGWRAENVISPLSDGNKLLNDDDDDDDDDDDDYDDEDMKNPSGDKLCKCFQCGKTFGKKSSLKKHMRSHTGDKPFSCSVCGQRFTQKEHLICHARTHTGEKTFSCSVCGQTFARKDKFERHKRTHTGEKPFSCSVCGRRFTVKASLKQHVITHTGEKPFSCSVCGEKFTQKGSLNRHVITHTGEKTFLCSVCSKAFSTKGNLKTHTKTHTGEKTFSCSVCSQRFRDKGNLKRHIRTHTGEKPFPCSVCGRRFTVKGSLKKHVLTHTGEKPFSCSVCGERFTQKGSLISHARTHTGEKPFSCSVCGQRFTEKASLKRHVVTHTGEKTFSCSICGRRFIHRESLKAHLRTHTGEKPFSCSVCSKSFSHQQNLKRHMSTHR